One part of the [Pantoea] beijingensis genome encodes these proteins:
- a CDS encoding glycosyltransferase codes for MDVYGQRYAMFISFDAVAVSGITVEALKVSQSLKAKGINSYLDLGYDIKVDKGNFNKPYNSELEIYRNAFTLTRISDITTIPYYSPEFIDKAHAVLISEKLAVSPAEKEQVKSAVEESAQALAERIIQQWQSLHISTVIIENGTLPENIIYTKALYIAIERYGKSNNLGNYVIWRDHDLMWNSEKNIMKYGLPPYSHAIKPVKSNYISYVTLNHDLKDKLEEWCDHQVNIHVVKNTYSFDRQHDLNNIRDSLNIPLQDIVIARTTRIIPQKRIDRDVVLIHHLNHLFRKHNIDKTVWLLIAGDTKEHADHATELEQLAIHLDVMPYVKFLGPLHHNFMPMSKGKITIEDLYHSCDLVSFLTSWDYDSYGNPIGEAISSQRCYLTTSYEYYQEVYGQHGFEAPVMPISGSQGDLPDDAFINEVFLLLTNKSHMNLIAEKNFAIGKDILSNNVMDILNINPPGVDMRDNIFVSVVLPVYNESDRIDEVLTSLFNQKTQGHLITHNSYEVIIVDNNSRDESVDKINLFKEKNPTMDIHIINEKTQGVSSARKCGMDYAALRSRVRDARLGKNNKHYIVSADADCTVDPYWLHTLIEKMISDNGDLGTCNYYYNHEAFHQRPNLFREIQKTLRCRDVSFSLFGGFPDGKGFAVERGLYEKMGGIEIFYQLEKGRFVEHLSDDWDFGIKVIAFGGKPVYAKESCVEINSRRVDTIIDDVINGIAYGSDGIIIMKDVRPDVSAQKNTLTDLNDEQAKQGWEYSIKDYIPKNIILPVLLNPHILLECERVRAFFSPSVAERLYQRIHTIKREMSIIDFKPIHSYKTPAYRLYFEFRHEIFTALRNAVGEDIGFAPPLPSCFDNVAEKDFERFVWYFCEDRESGEAHNYFANGGVF; via the coding sequence ATGGATGTTTATGGACAAAGATATGCCATGTTCATTTCTTTTGATGCTGTTGCTGTATCAGGTATTACGGTAGAGGCATTGAAAGTATCGCAGAGTCTTAAAGCAAAGGGGATCAATTCTTACCTCGACCTTGGCTACGATATAAAAGTTGATAAAGGTAATTTTAATAAGCCTTACAATAGCGAACTCGAAATTTATCGCAATGCATTTACATTAACGCGTATTAGCGATATCACTACCATTCCATATTATTCTCCCGAGTTTATCGATAAAGCACATGCGGTGCTCATCAGTGAAAAACTCGCTGTTTCTCCAGCGGAAAAAGAACAGGTTAAGAGCGCTGTTGAAGAGTCCGCACAGGCACTTGCTGAGAGAATTATTCAGCAGTGGCAAAGTCTCCATATTAGTACTGTCATTATCGAAAATGGTACGCTTCCTGAAAACATTATCTACACTAAAGCCCTCTATATTGCGATTGAACGTTACGGAAAGAGTAATAACCTTGGGAACTACGTTATCTGGCGCGATCATGATCTGATGTGGAATAGCGAAAAAAATATCATGAAGTATGGCTTACCTCCGTATAGCCATGCTATCAAACCGGTAAAGTCCAATTATATTAGCTATGTCACCCTTAATCACGACCTTAAAGATAAACTGGAAGAATGGTGCGATCATCAAGTTAATATTCATGTTGTGAAAAACACCTACAGTTTTGACAGGCAGCATGATCTTAATAATATACGCGATTCACTAAATATTCCTCTGCAGGATATCGTTATTGCCAGAACGACGCGCATTATTCCACAAAAGCGGATAGACCGGGATGTGGTCTTAATTCATCACCTTAATCATCTTTTCAGAAAACATAATATTGATAAAACGGTCTGGCTACTTATCGCAGGTGATACCAAAGAACATGCAGACCATGCCACTGAGCTGGAGCAGTTGGCCATACACCTGGATGTCATGCCCTATGTGAAGTTTCTTGGCCCGTTGCACCATAATTTTATGCCGATGAGCAAAGGGAAAATCACCATAGAAGATTTATATCATTCCTGCGATCTGGTCTCGTTTCTGACCTCCTGGGATTATGATAGCTACGGAAATCCAATCGGTGAAGCAATCAGTAGCCAGCGCTGTTACCTCACAACCAGTTATGAATATTATCAGGAGGTCTATGGCCAACACGGTTTTGAGGCACCCGTTATGCCTATTTCAGGAAGTCAAGGCGATCTCCCGGACGATGCATTTATTAATGAAGTTTTTTTACTGCTCACCAATAAATCGCATATGAATCTTATTGCAGAGAAAAATTTTGCCATTGGCAAAGACATTCTTTCGAACAACGTTATGGATATTCTAAATATTAACCCCCCAGGAGTAGATATGCGCGATAACATTTTCGTCTCGGTAGTGCTACCTGTTTATAACGAAAGTGACAGAATTGATGAGGTTTTGACGTCACTGTTTAATCAAAAAACACAGGGGCATCTCATAACACATAATTCTTATGAGGTAATCATCGTCGATAATAATTCCCGTGATGAATCAGTGGATAAAATAAATTTATTTAAAGAAAAAAATCCAACGATGGATATTCACATTATAAATGAAAAAACACAGGGTGTATCCTCCGCCCGTAAATGCGGTATGGATTATGCCGCTCTGCGCTCCCGTGTTCGTGATGCAAGATTGGGAAAAAATAACAAACATTATATTGTTTCGGCCGATGCAGATTGCACCGTTGATCCCTACTGGTTACATACCTTGATAGAGAAAATGATTTCCGATAATGGCGATCTGGGTACTTGTAACTATTACTACAATCATGAAGCTTTTCATCAACGGCCAAACCTTTTCAGAGAAATTCAGAAAACGCTGCGCTGCCGTGACGTTTCCTTCTCATTGTTTGGTGGATTCCCGGATGGCAAAGGTTTTGCTGTTGAGCGCGGTCTGTATGAAAAAATGGGGGGGATCGAAATTTTTTACCAACTGGAGAAAGGACGTTTTGTTGAACATCTATCCGACGACTGGGATTTTGGTATCAAAGTCATTGCCTTCGGTGGTAAGCCTGTTTATGCCAAAGAGTCCTGCGTAGAAATTAATAGTCGCCGAGTAGATACCATTATTGATGATGTGATTAACGGTATTGCCTATGGCAGTGACGGCATCATTATTATGAAAGATGTTCGCCCTGATGTATCGGCACAAAAAAATACGCTAACCGATCTCAATGACGAGCAAGCAAAGCAAGGTTGGGAGTATTCAATAAAGGATTATATTCCTAAAAATATCATTCTTCCTGTACTTCTCAATCCACATATTCTTCTGGAATGTGAGCGAGTGCGGGCATTTTTTTCACCGAGCGTTGCTGAGAGGCTATATCAACGTATCCATACCATTAAAAGAGAAATGAGTATTATCGATTTTAAACCTATCCATAGCTATAAAACGCCGGCCTATCGGCTCTATTTTGAGTTTCGTCACGAAATATTTACCGCGCTGCGTAATGCCGTTGGTGAGGATATAGGTTTCGCACCACCTCTACCGAGTTGCTTTGATAACGTTGCTGAAAAAGATTTTGAACGCTTTGTCTGGTACTTCTGTGAGGATCGTGAGTCAGGCGAAGCCCATAACTACTTTGCTAATGGAGGCGTATTTTAA
- a CDS encoding AI-2E family transporter, which produces MRFNGISKGFFILILFIVSIAFLDVLGPYYSSVLWATILAVIFHPMKTRLRDSLGDRNGLASFLTVIVICLIVFTPLGIIVSSLAIEFNVVYTKLQNNDTQLPVILADIMQHLPGWARHFLAEHNLDSTTEIQQKLSEVALKGGQYLAGSVFMIGKSTFSFVVGFGVMLYLLFFLLKDGSYLVNLTLEALPLSKFVKHHLFVKFAAVARATVKGTVVVAIVQGALGGLAFYFTGIDGSLLWGALMAFLSIIPAVGSAIIWVPAAIYFFGAGMLWKGLFLVGFFVIVIGLVDNILRPLLVGKDTKMPDYLILITTLGGMEIYGINGFVIGPLIAALFIACWNLLSGRDNQDNSDEIDEDFIEEGKNHPDA; this is translated from the coding sequence ATGAGGTTTAACGGCATTTCTAAAGGATTTTTTATTCTGATCCTTTTCATTGTTAGCATCGCGTTTTTGGATGTATTAGGGCCTTATTACTCATCGGTATTATGGGCTACCATCCTGGCCGTGATTTTCCATCCAATGAAAACACGACTCAGAGATTCACTGGGCGATAGAAACGGTCTGGCTTCATTTTTGACCGTTATCGTCATCTGTTTAATTGTCTTTACCCCTTTGGGAATTATCGTCTCTTCGCTGGCGATTGAATTCAACGTCGTTTACACCAAACTGCAGAACAACGATACGCAATTACCCGTCATTCTGGCCGACATAATGCAGCATCTGCCTGGATGGGCACGTCATTTTCTTGCCGAACACAATCTGGATAGCACCACGGAGATACAGCAGAAATTATCCGAAGTGGCGCTGAAAGGTGGGCAATATTTGGCCGGCAGCGTCTTTATGATAGGTAAAAGCACCTTCAGCTTTGTTGTTGGTTTCGGCGTAATGCTTTATCTGCTGTTCTTTCTGCTGAAAGATGGTTCTTATTTGGTGAATCTAACGCTTGAGGCACTACCGCTATCGAAATTTGTTAAGCACCATCTGTTCGTTAAATTTGCCGCAGTTGCCCGCGCGACCGTTAAAGGCACCGTCGTGGTGGCTATCGTACAGGGTGCACTTGGTGGATTGGCTTTTTACTTTACGGGCATTGACGGCAGTCTATTATGGGGCGCACTGATGGCTTTTTTATCCATCATCCCTGCCGTTGGTTCAGCGATTATCTGGGTGCCTGCCGCCATCTATTTTTTCGGTGCAGGTATGTTGTGGAAAGGCCTGTTCCTGGTGGGCTTCTTTGTTATTGTTATCGGGTTGGTTGATAATATTCTTCGTCCGCTGCTGGTGGGAAAAGATACCAAAATGCCGGATTATCTCATTCTGATAACCACCTTGGGTGGAATGGAAATTTACGGGATAAATGGTTTTGTTATTGGCCCGCTTATTGCCGCCCTGTTTATTGCCTGCTGGAACCTGCTTTCCGGTCGTGATAATCAGGATAATAGCGATGAGATTGATGAGGATTTTATCGAAGAAGGTAAAAACCATCCGGACGCCTAA